The DNA window CGGGCTGACTCGACTGAATATTCCACATGAGGTTGACGAGGCGGTCGAGCGTGCTCTCGGCGGCCGCGCCCACCTCCACCGTGAGGGCGTTGTTCGTCACCACGGCGCCGCCAATGACGTCGTCGCCCTCGGCGCGGGTGACGGGAAGGGACTCGCCGGTCACCAGCGACTCGTCGACCGCGGCGCGCCCCTCCGCCACGGTGCCGTCCACCGGAACGCGCTCCCCGGCCCGCACCTGCACGCGGTCGCCCGGCTCCAGGTCGTCGACGGCGACCGTCTCCGTCGCCCCCTCCGAGACCCGCCGCGCCTCGTCCACCTGCTCGCGGGTGAGGGTGCTCAGCAGGTCGGTGGCGCGGCGCTTCACCCGGTCCTCGTAGTAGTGGCCCAGCGACACGGCCATGATGATGACGACCGTGACGTCGAAGTAGACGTCCGTCTGCCCCATGAGCACGGCCCCGCCGCTGTAGAGGTAGGCGCTCACGGCGGCCAGGCCCACGAGCAGGTCCATGTTGGGCTGGAGCACGCGCAGGCTCACCGCCGCCCCCCGCAGCGTGGGCCAGCCGGTGACGAGGAGGACGAAGGTGGTAAAGGCCCACACGTTTGCCAGGACGTAGGTGCCGCCCTCCGTACTCAGGTCGACGAGGCCCTCCCCGCCCAGGTGGACGGGGTAGAGGAGGACGATGTACACGACCATCACCATCATCCCGAAGAAGCCGCCGAAGACGAGGCGCGCGGCGGTGTTCTGGTCGGCCGTCTCGTCCTCGGGCGCCGTCAGGTGCGCCTCGTAGCCGGCCTGGCTGAGGAGGGCGGGCAGGTCCGATTCGTGGTGCCGGGACGGGTCGTACGCGACCTTCGCCATGTCGGAGGCGTAGCTCGCCTCCGCCTCGTGGATGCCGTCCGTCGACGCGGCGACCGTCTCGATGAAGTCCTCGCAGCTGGTGCAGTGCATCCCGCGGACGTGCAGGAAGGCCGTCTCGGTCTCGTCGGTGTCCCGGTCGGGGTCGTGTCCCGCGTGGCCGTGTCCGTCGCCGTGGTGGCAGCACGCGTCGTGCGCGTCGGGGTCGGCGACGCGGTGGGCCTCCAGGCAGCCGGAGCAGCAGAACACGCCGTCCACGTCCTCGGCCGTGACGGGGGCGTCGGTGGGCGCGTCGCAGTAGGTGCAAGTGGGCATGGTCGAGACAGGCGGTGAAGAATAAATTTGTCGATACAACGCTGACGGTCCGCTGTCGATTCGGGAAACATGAGTCGGTGCGGGCGACTGTCGGCGGGTTCGTTCACGTCGGGCGTGTCCGTCCGGGTCCCGGTTCAACATTCCCAGAGTGTCCTCGTAGGAGAGCGCACACATCACTCTTTCTTCAAATTGCGACAGGTTGCGTCGCGGATTGCATGAGCTCCTCTTCGAAAGAGGCCATTCAGGCATCTCCTGTAGGTCCGGGGTCGGACGAGACGTCGGAGCAGAGCGTGCCGGTCGTGGCCATTGGGGCGTCGGCGGGGGGCGTGGGGGCGCTCCGTGCGTTCTTTGAGGCGTTGCCGAGCGACGGGGGGATGGCATTCGTCGTGGTGTTGCACCTCTCGCCCGATCACGAAAGCAGCCTCGCCGAGATTCTCCAGCACGACACCGACATGCCGGTGCAGACGGCGACGGACGACTGTGGTCTGCGGCCGGACCACGTCTACGTCATTCCGCCCCGGCACGAGATGTGGGTAGAGGGGACCCAGCTTCGCCTGTCGGCTCATTCCGACCGGCACCGTCCCCACACCATCGACGCGCTGTTCGACTCGTTGGCCGAGGAGCACGGGGCCCAGGCCGTCGGCATCGTGCTGTCGGGCACCGGCACGGACGGCACGCTGGGCCTGCGGGCCATCAAGACGCACGGGGGCATTGCCATGGTGCAAGAGCCCGCCGACGCGGGGCACGAGGAGATGCCGCGCAATGCGTTGGAGGCAGGGGTGATTGACCTCGTGCGCCCGGCCTCCGCGCTCGCGGAGCAGCTGGTGGCCTATCACCGGAACGCCCATGCCATCCAGCTGCCCGAGTCCGAAGAGGCGCTCCCTTCCGGCGAGCAGACGACGCTCCAGAAGATCTTCGCCGCGCTGCGGACCCACACCGGGCACGACTTTAGCCACTACAAGCGGTCGACCGTGCTGCGGCGGCTCGAACGGCGGCTTCAGGTGACCGACACCGAGACGCTGGAGGCCTACCTCCAGGTGCTTGAGGACCGGCCGGGAGAGACGCGGGCCCTCTACAAGGAACTGCTCATCAGCGTCACGCGCTTTTTCCGGACGCCAGAGGCATTCGACGAGTTGGCGGACACGGTTCTCCCGAGGCTGTTTGAGGACACGGCGGCCGACGATGAGGTTCGGGTGTGGGTCCCCGGGTGTGCCACGGGCGAGGAGGCGTACTCGGTGGCGATGCTTTTGCACGAGCATGCCCGCGCGAGGGAAGCCCCGCCGGAGCTGCAGGTGTTTGCCACCGACGTGGACACCGAAGGGCTCGACACGGCCCGGCGGGGCACGTACCCGGTGTCTATCGAGGCCGACGTCCCCGACGAGCGTCTCAACCGTTTCTTCTACCGGGAGGAGGACCGGTACCACGTCACGTCGTCGCTCCGGAATACGGTTGTCTTCGCCGAGCACAACCTCATCGAGGATCCCCCCTTTTCGAAGCTCGACCTGATCTGCTGCCGGAACCTGCTTATCTACCTGGACCAGACGATGCAGGAGTACGTGTTTCGGCTGTTCCAGTACGCGCTAGACCCGGGAGGATTTCTGTTCCTCGGGCCCTCGGAGGCCGTCGGCCCGGCGCAGTCCTCGTTCTCGGTGGTCGACGACACGCGGAGCATCCTGAAGGCGAAACCGCCCGCGCCCGACGAGGACCGGCCGATGCCGCTCTTTGCCCCATCGCGCGCTGCGTCGGAGCCCCCCTCGTCCTCCCCGTCTCCGGTGTCGGCGCCGACGGACGTGGCTGCCACGCATCGGCGCCTGCTCATGGATCAGGTGGCGAGCCTGCTGGTCGACGAAAACCGCGAGATCGTGCACCTGACGGGGCGGGCGGGACGCTTTCTGGAGCACAATCCGGGCACCCCCACGCACAACCTGCTGGAAAAGGTGCACCCGCTGCTCCGACTCGAACTGCGCGGGGCGCTCTACCAGGCGTTCCAGAAGGGGGAGGCGACGGAGCGGACCGTTCCCTTTCCCGACGCGGGCGACGGGCCCGAGCATGTGCGGGTTCGGGTGCAGCCCCTCGACGACGCCGAAGGGGGGCAGCGTCTCGCACAGGTCTGTTTTGAAGAGGCCGACGCCCCGGGGCGGGGCGTGGACGAGGATGGCGAGGCGACCGTGTCGTCGAAGGAGCCGACGGAGCGGGAGCGCGACCTGGAAAGTGAACTTCAGGACGTCAAGGAGCAGCTCCAGATTACGAGCGAGGAGCACGAGACCGTCACCGAGGAGATGGAGACGGCCAACGAGGAGCTGATGTCGATGAACGAGGAGCTCCAGGCCAAAAACGAGGAGCTTCAGACCAGCAAGGAGCAGCTGCAGTCCGTCAACGAGGAGCTGACGACCACCAACCAGCAGCTCAACGCCAAGGTGGAGGCGCTCGACCAGGCCAACAACGACCTGCAGAACCTGATGGAGGCGACCCAGGTGGGCACCCTGTTCCTGGACCGGGACCTGGAGATCCGCCGCTACACGTCGCCGATGACCGACATTTTTGGGCTTCGGAGCGTCGACGAGGGGCGTCCCATCACGGACTTTATCCCCAAAATTGCGTACGACGCGCTGGTGGCGGATGCGGAACGTGTGCTTGAGGAGCAGGCCTCAATCGAGCGTGAGGTGGAGGGCCCCGGTCGGATGTGGTATCTGATGCGTCTCCGCCCGTACCGCACGGTGTCGGGCGAGGTGGAGGGCGTGGTGATGACCTTCGTCGACATCACCGCTCAGAAGCACGCCGCCGAGACGCTGCGGGCGGAGCGGGATCTCGTGTCGGCCCTCATCGACACCGCCGGGGCCCTGATCGTGGTGCTCGGCGAGGACGGGTCCATCGTGCGCTTCAACACGGCCTGCGAGCGCCTCACCGGCTACGACGCCGCGGAGGCGGAGGGGACGGACCTGCGCGATCTGCTCGTGGCCCCCGACGACCGGGAGGCGGTGACCAGCCGTCTCGACGCCCTCGCCGACGGGACGACCGACCGGGCCGACCTGGAGATGCGGTGGGCGCCGGCGGAGGGCGAGCCGCGCCTCATCAAAGGGTCATTTACGGCCCTCCGGCACGAATCGGGGGCTGTGCAGCACTTCATCGTGACGGGCACCGACATGACCCGGCACCGCGAGCTGGAGCGCGAAGTGATCGAGATCAGCGACCGGGAGCGCCAGCGCATCGGAGAGGCCCTGCACGACGTCATCAGCTCGGGGCTGACCCACGTCGTGATGCGCACGGACACCCTCGCCCACAGGCTCAAAGAGGAGGGCACGGCGGTGACGGCCGACGACCTGGAGGGCATTTCGTCGGAGG is part of the Salinibacter ruber DSM 13855 genome and encodes:
- a CDS encoding chemotaxis protein CheB encodes the protein MSSSSKEAIQASPVGPGSDETSEQSVPVVAIGASAGGVGALRAFFEALPSDGGMAFVVVLHLSPDHESSLAEILQHDTDMPVQTATDDCGLRPDHVYVIPPRHEMWVEGTQLRLSAHSDRHRPHTIDALFDSLAEEHGAQAVGIVLSGTGTDGTLGLRAIKTHGGIAMVQEPADAGHEEMPRNALEAGVIDLVRPASALAEQLVAYHRNAHAIQLPESEEALPSGEQTTLQKIFAALRTHTGHDFSHYKRSTVLRRLERRLQVTDTETLEAYLQVLEDRPGETRALYKELLISVTRFFRTPEAFDELADTVLPRLFEDTAADDEVRVWVPGCATGEEAYSVAMLLHEHARAREAPPELQVFATDVDTEGLDTARRGTYPVSIEADVPDERLNRFFYREEDRYHVTSSLRNTVVFAEHNLIEDPPFSKLDLICCRNLLIYLDQTMQEYVFRLFQYALDPGGFLFLGPSEAVGPAQSSFSVVDDTRSILKAKPPAPDEDRPMPLFAPSRAASEPPSSSPSPVSAPTDVAATHRRLLMDQVASLLVDENREIVHLTGRAGRFLEHNPGTPTHNLLEKVHPLLRLELRGALYQAFQKGEATERTVPFPDAGDGPEHVRVRVQPLDDAEGGQRLAQVCFEEADAPGRGVDEDGEATVSSKEPTERERDLESELQDVKEQLQITSEEHETVTEEMETANEELMSMNEELQAKNEELQTSKEQLQSVNEELTTTNQQLNAKVEALDQANNDLQNLMEATQVGTLFLDRDLEIRRYTSPMTDIFGLRSVDEGRPITDFIPKIAYDALVADAERVLEEQASIEREVEGPGRMWYLMRLRPYRTVSGEVEGVVMTFVDITAQKHAAETLRAERDLVSALIDTAGALIVVLGEDGSIVRFNTACERLTGYDAAEAEGTDLRDLLVAPDDREAVTSRLDALADGTTDRADLEMRWAPAEGEPRLIKGSFTALRHESGAVQHFIVTGTDMTRHRELEREVIEISDRERQRIGEALHDVISSGLTHVVMRTDTLAHRLKEEGTAVTADDLEGISSEVKEAADQIRSLSHALIPRALRQDHLAAALADLADEEEDFSDVECVFVGEEGETRPEDETDAMNLYRIAHEAVANAREHADPSRIQLGLREEGADLVLSIRDDGRGWEGDTPEDEGLGLHLMRYRANLIGATLRLTSDDGETVVECRLPLP